From one Culex quinquefasciatus strain JHB chromosome 3, VPISU_Cqui_1.0_pri_paternal, whole genome shotgun sequence genomic stretch:
- the LOC6031308 gene encoding rutC family protein UK114, with the protein MSKVIRKIVSCSKCPRPLAPYSQAIVADRTVYCSGMIGIELNEPKLVPGGAAAQAATALKHLTNLLREANSGIDKVVKTTVLLADMQDYAAVNEEYKKVFGSNFPARTCYAVTKLPLGAAVEIEAIAIVGDVEHVESVELGLKL; encoded by the exons ATGTCGAAAGTTATTCGGAAGATCGTGTCGTGCAGCAAGTGCCCCAGACCTTTGGCCCCTTACAG CCAAGCCATCGTCGCCGACCGGACCGTGTACTGCTCGGGAATGATTGGAATTGAGCTGAACGAGCCGAAACTGGTTCCGGGAGGAGCGGCCGCCCAGGCGGCCACGGCCCTCAAAcacctcaccaatctgcttcGGGAGGCCAACTCGGGCATTGATAAGGTCGTCAAGACAACGGTTCTGCTGGCTGATATGCAAGACTACGCGGCCGTcaatgaagagtacaaaaaaG TTTTTGGTAGCAACTTCCCGGCCAGAACTTGCTACGCAGTGACGAAGCTGCCTCTTGGGGCTGCCGTCGAAATTGAAGCCATCGCCATCGTTGGGGACGTGGAGCACGTAGAATCGGTTGAGCTCGGTTTGAAACTGTGA
- the LOC119769210 gene encoding 2-iminobutanoate/2-iminopropanoate deaminase-like has translation MSKITRKVVYTSRNPKPVSHFSQAIIADRTIYCSGVIGIEMDEPKVVPGGVAAQAATALKFEVKTRG, from the exons ATGTCCAAGATCACTAGGAAAGTTGTTTATACCAGCAGGAATCCCAAACCTGTTTCCCATTTTAG TCAAGCCATCATCGCTGACCGGACCATCTACTGCTCGGGAGTGATTGGCATCGAGATGGACGAGCCAAAGGTTGTGCCCGGAGGGGTGGCGGCCCAAGCTGCCACGGCCTTGAAgtttgaggttaa aacgaggggatag